One window from the genome of Salvia miltiorrhiza cultivar Shanhuang (shh) chromosome 7, IMPLAD_Smil_shh, whole genome shotgun sequence encodes:
- the LOC130994076 gene encoding uncharacterized protein LOC130994076, with protein sequence MQQQLASIMWDVQQLKMGKVDTPPVPVQNSALQHAALPMPALQNAALPNSALQNVEPCGICGDFSHGANECHRMGEFTPEGQAEIYAAQGFQNYNQVQSRPYGQNFNQAQQNVNGGWRAPQQSAQPMPPQKTSLEDTLQALMEISKQNMEMTKKNIESQASTIKRLETTVGQLFGTLNQIQQQQPGKFHGQPLQTHQAQVVTVLRSGKMVDNKVEVPALPRPALPNSVLPALPNPALPNSAMQTPATSAMANPALQNSAMQYSAMSNPAMQNSAMQYPALPNPALDRRREPSPTLPNPALQNLALPDPAMQTSALPHPVTQTPALPTSVMPNPALTNPALTNPALQQSAMQNPALRAQPCRVQP encoded by the exons ATGCAGCAGCAATTGGCTTCAATCATGTGGGACGTACAACAGCTGAAGATGGGAAAGGTGGACACACCTCCCGTCCCGGtgcagaattcagctctgcagCATGCAGCGCTGCCGATgccagctctgcagaatgcagCGCTGCCAAATTCAGCCCTGCAGAATGTTGAGCCTTGTGGtatatgtggagatttcagccatggagctaatgagtgtCACAGAATGGGCGAGTTTACTCCGGAGGGTCAAGCTGAgatctatgcggcacaaggatttcaaaaCTACAATCAAGTGCAGAGCAGACCGTACGGGCAGAATTTTAATCAAGCTCAACAAAATGTCAatggtggatggagag CTCCGCAGCAGAGTGCACAGCCCATGCCACCACAGAAAACGTCGCTAGAAGATACTTTGCAAGCTCTCATGGAGATTAGTAaacaaaatatggagatgactaagaAGAATATAGAGTCCCAAGCATCTACCAtaaaaaggcttgaaacaacTGTTGGCCAACTTTTCGGTactttgaatcaaatccaacaacagcagcccggAAAATTCCATGGCCAGCCCTTGCAAACTCACCAAGCTCAAGTTGTCACTGTTCTGCgcagtggtaagatggtggataacaaagtggaagtGCCAGCGCTGCCCAGGCCAGCCCTGCCGAATTCAGtgctgccagctctgccgaatCCTGCTCTGCCGAATTCAGCTATGCAGACTCCAGCCACGTCAGCTATGGCAAATCCAGCACTGCAGAACTCAGCTATGCAGTATTCAGCTATGTCAAATCCAGCAATGCAGAACTCAGCTATGCAGTATCCAGCTCTGCCGAATCCAGCTCTGGACAGGAGGAGGGAGCCGAGCCCAACGTTGCCgaatccagctctgcagaatttAGCACTGCCAGACCCAGCTATgcagacttcagctctgccacaTCCCGTTACACAAACTCCAGCTCTGCCGACTTCCGTTATGCCAAATCCAGCCTTGACAAATCCAGCCTTGACAAACCCAGCTTTGCAACAATCAGCTATGCAGAATCCTGCTCTGCGAGCTCAACCCTGCCGAGTCCAGCCCTGA